A stretch of the Ignavibacteriales bacterium genome encodes the following:
- a CDS encoding RluA family pseudouridine synthase — translation MAVSAKTTPPASSDSEELEKIRIVVPAKQSRERLDVYLTHQIQNATRSKVRSGIDAGFVLVNGKKVKASHPVAPGEIIDITLQHPPRPEAKAENIPLTIVFEDDQLLIVNKPAGMVTHPAYSNYTGTLVNALLHHCNSLSTINTETRPGIVHRLDKDTTGLMVVAKNDVAHHLLAKQFASRTISREYWAIVWGIFKQPKGTIEASLGRSKKDRKKVAVTAAGKHAVTDYEVIKAFDFLSLIRLKLRTGRTHQIRVHLAHVGHPVFGDPTYGGRSHQWGGLEGKKAHHAQNLLKLIGRQALHAKTIGFIHPSSKEQVEFDSDVPEDMQEILKLLSR, via the coding sequence ATGGCAGTTTCTGCCAAAACTACTCCCCCTGCATCCTCCGACTCGGAAGAGCTCGAGAAGATTCGCATTGTTGTTCCTGCAAAGCAGTCCAGAGAACGTCTTGACGTCTATCTGACGCATCAGATCCAAAATGCCACGCGCAGCAAGGTCAGGAGCGGCATCGATGCCGGATTTGTCCTTGTCAACGGCAAGAAGGTGAAGGCGAGTCATCCCGTCGCCCCTGGCGAGATTATCGATATTACCCTTCAGCATCCGCCTCGTCCTGAGGCAAAAGCCGAGAACATTCCTCTCACCATTGTCTTTGAAGATGACCAGCTCCTTATTGTGAACAAGCCGGCCGGTATGGTCACGCATCCCGCTTACAGCAACTACACGGGCACGCTTGTCAATGCGTTGCTCCATCACTGCAATTCGCTTTCGACCATCAATACCGAAACACGCCCTGGTATCGTTCATCGATTGGATAAGGACACAACCGGGCTTATGGTTGTGGCGAAGAATGATGTCGCCCATCACCTGCTTGCGAAGCAGTTCGCGTCCAGGACGATCTCGCGGGAGTATTGGGCAATCGTGTGGGGGATTTTTAAGCAGCCGAAGGGGACGATCGAAGCCAGCCTCGGAAGAAGCAAGAAAGATCGTAAGAAGGTTGCTGTTACGGCAGCGGGCAAGCATGCCGTAACGGACTATGAGGTCATCAAGGCATTTGATTTTCTGTCCCTCATTCGGTTGAAGTTGCGGACGGGGCGCACGCACCAAATCCGTGTTCATTTGGCGCATGTCGGACACCCGGTTTTTGGGGATCCGACGTACGGTGGCCGCAGTCATCAGTGGGGTGGACTCGAGGGGAAGAAGGCGCACCATGCGCAGAATTTGCTGAAGCTCATCGGCCGTCAGGCTCTCCATGCAAAGACCATCGGGTTTATCCATCCCTCAAGCAAGGAACAGGTTGAATTCGATTCCGATGTGCCCGAAGACATGCAAGAGATACTGAAACTGCTCTCGCGTTGA
- a CDS encoding penicillin-binding protein activator — translation MTLRRRYLLLLALALLTGMIFHAAFSQISVRDSVTYVPAVERAFQNAMGQFKNHRYRTALEAFQGIVSMAETTHRTSGAYLMGAKSLYHLGEYELSVSLLRKFFNEFKKSEYSDDAAYTLGLDLYQLEQYRQSAEAFLTACEASGDSVLAARAERMLSIVASANLQPVDVQRLLGEAKHTRVEALLTIQLADKVLRSGDASEARTLLRGVLALPKPNPYFSEAQAALERIDRSGVLRIGVVLPLTFKSDQSSTRGVGQDLLDGIRVAVDEHNAEAMPKVNIEVRDSERDAGVAARQVSELTADDQILAIVGPVFSNEVFSSAGLAARKGIPLITPTATSVGIAAIGESVFQANPDFVARGRAMAQYAALTLGAQRFAVLASSDTVNKLIVDAFVREVNALGGQLVAVQWYAPGETDLRAELAVLRKRGMELTEPKVVNFGVKLRPVDLKNMVTWGVPQPVLDSLSAVGGVVDVTVLFGEAGARIADSMKIPTQRVKAKYDSLAYPVTGIDALFASIAGSEEIGIVASQLRYFNFQTQLLGTGNWNDPTELDQNRQYANGVIFATDAYWEEIDQQYQLFAREFKLKYSKDPSLNAMIGYDAMKLLLQAVRQGAIRREDVIGALNTGRVFRGVHAKISFNKGRVNSFLTLMQFKGRVIKKVGEIDVSRKAITGNE, via the coding sequence ATGACGCTGCGCCGACGCTATCTCTTGCTTCTGGCTCTCGCTCTTCTCACCGGGATGATATTCCACGCTGCTTTCAGCCAGATCTCGGTTCGTGACTCCGTGACATACGTGCCCGCCGTCGAACGAGCGTTCCAGAATGCGATGGGGCAGTTCAAGAATCATCGGTACAGGACTGCACTCGAGGCATTTCAGGGCATCGTGAGCATGGCGGAAACCACTCATCGGACGAGCGGTGCGTATTTGATGGGGGCCAAATCGCTCTATCATTTGGGAGAGTACGAATTGTCTGTCTCGCTCCTGAGAAAGTTCTTCAACGAGTTCAAGAAATCAGAATACAGCGACGACGCGGCGTACACACTTGGACTCGATTTGTACCAGTTGGAACAATACAGGCAATCCGCAGAAGCATTTCTTACGGCGTGTGAGGCTTCGGGTGATTCTGTGCTGGCGGCCAGGGCCGAACGAATGCTCAGCATCGTCGCCTCTGCAAACCTCCAGCCGGTGGATGTCCAGCGGCTCCTCGGGGAAGCGAAACACACGCGTGTCGAGGCCCTGCTGACCATACAACTCGCAGACAAGGTGCTCCGATCCGGCGATGCGAGTGAAGCGAGGACGCTGCTGAGGGGCGTGCTCGCACTTCCAAAACCGAATCCGTACTTCAGTGAAGCGCAAGCGGCGCTCGAGCGAATCGACCGGAGCGGTGTGCTGCGGATTGGCGTGGTGCTGCCGCTGACCTTCAAGTCCGATCAATCGAGCACCCGCGGCGTCGGTCAGGATCTCCTTGACGGCATACGCGTGGCGGTCGATGAGCACAATGCGGAAGCGATGCCGAAAGTGAATATTGAAGTGCGGGATTCAGAGCGTGACGCGGGCGTAGCGGCGCGCCAGGTTTCGGAGCTTACCGCGGATGACCAGATCCTGGCCATTGTGGGGCCGGTGTTCAGCAACGAAGTGTTCTCGAGTGCGGGGCTCGCTGCTCGGAAGGGAATCCCGCTCATCACGCCGACGGCAACATCGGTCGGCATCGCGGCGATCGGCGAATCGGTGTTTCAGGCGAACCCGGATTTTGTCGCCCGCGGGCGGGCGATGGCGCAATATGCCGCTCTGACTCTCGGCGCCCAGCGGTTTGCCGTTCTCGCGTCATCTGATACGGTCAACAAGCTCATCGTAGACGCGTTCGTCCGCGAGGTGAACGCTCTCGGAGGTCAACTTGTCGCTGTGCAATGGTACGCACCGGGCGAAACAGATCTTCGGGCTGAGCTCGCGGTATTAAGAAAACGGGGAATGGAATTGACGGAGCCGAAGGTGGTGAACTTTGGAGTCAAGCTTCGTCCGGTCGATCTCAAGAACATGGTCACCTGGGGTGTGCCGCAGCCCGTCCTCGATTCATTGTCAGCAGTGGGTGGCGTGGTCGACGTCACCGTGTTGTTCGGAGAGGCGGGAGCACGGATTGCCGATTCCATGAAAATCCCGACGCAGCGCGTCAAGGCGAAGTATGACAGCCTTGCGTATCCTGTCACCGGTATCGACGCATTGTTCGCGTCAATTGCCGGCTCAGAGGAAATCGGAATTGTCGCGTCGCAGCTGCGGTATTTCAATTTCCAGACTCAGTTGCTCGGAACCGGCAATTGGAACGACCCGACCGAGCTGGATCAGAACCGGCAGTATGCGAACGGGGTGATTTTTGCCACGGACGCGTATTGGGAAGAGATCGACCAGCAGTACCAGCTGTTTGCACGCGAATTCAAATTGAAGTACTCCAAAGATCCCTCGTTGAACGCTATGATCGGATACGACGCGATGAAGTTGCTCCTGCAGGCTGTCCGGCAGGGGGCGATTCGCCGCGAGGATGTTATCGGGGCGTTGAACACCGGGCGCGTGTTCAGGGGTGTTCATGCAAAGATCAGTTTCAACAAGGGGAGGGTCAATTCCTTTCTGACGTTGATGCAGTTCAAAGGACGGGTCATCAAGAAGGTTGGTGAGATTGACGTAAGCCGGAAGGCCATTACCGGCAACGAGTGA
- a CDS encoding tetratricopeptide repeat protein, giving the protein MIDEPTLSQWLDQARSLVDERKLLHALQMYHRITAAAPSLDTAWVELAYVQFELKQYPAAEKTLLRAVSTSSEPEEILFLVGNLYLKLNEYVKALSYYKKLLGHPQTLSKDLRAHLNFNAALAYYYRDNIRLAEIHFRAARRIDPRFPKINESLGELLLRRGAYAEATDCLKEAIAKEQSSWIAHYMLGTAYAKMYDWRKAHAEFVIAVEMDPKEPRAWHMCGEALLALHKLDEAERYLRKALELNPQLTDAVVDFGFLFLRRGDYQRARELFEQALQVEPHHTRALQGTRELKQSQTPHS; this is encoded by the coding sequence ATGATAGACGAACCAACTCTGTCGCAGTGGCTTGATCAGGCCCGATCGCTGGTTGACGAGCGAAAGCTGCTGCATGCGCTTCAAATGTATCACAGAATAACTGCCGCCGCACCGTCTCTCGATACCGCGTGGGTTGAGCTCGCGTATGTTCAGTTTGAACTCAAGCAGTACCCCGCGGCGGAGAAGACTCTTCTTCGAGCTGTCTCAACAAGTAGCGAACCCGAGGAGATCCTTTTTCTCGTCGGCAACCTGTATCTGAAGCTCAACGAGTACGTCAAAGCGCTGTCGTACTACAAGAAACTCCTAGGACACCCTCAGACGCTGAGCAAAGATCTCCGTGCGCATCTGAATTTCAACGCTGCGCTTGCCTACTACTATCGCGATAACATCCGTCTCGCTGAAATACATTTTCGTGCCGCGCGCCGGATCGATCCGCGTTTCCCGAAGATAAACGAATCGCTCGGCGAGCTGCTCCTGCGGCGGGGAGCGTACGCAGAAGCGACCGATTGCCTGAAAGAAGCGATTGCGAAGGAACAATCCAGCTGGATCGCGCACTACATGCTCGGCACCGCGTACGCGAAGATGTACGATTGGCGAAAGGCGCATGCGGAATTCGTGATCGCAGTCGAAATGGATCCGAAAGAGCCGAGGGCGTGGCACATGTGCGGCGAGGCGCTGCTGGCGCTTCACAAGCTTGACGAAGCTGAGCGATATCTCCGCAAGGCGCTTGAGCTGAACCCCCAGCTGACCGATGCCGTCGTCGATTTTGGATTTCTCTTCCTCCGCCGCGGTGACTACCAAAGAGCCCGGGAGCTCTTTGAGCAAGCTCTTCAGGTGGAGCCCCATCACACCCGGGCCCTGCAGGGCACACGTGAACTTAAGCAATCCCAAACTCCGCACTCCTGA
- a CDS encoding TraR/DksA C4-type zinc finger protein → MAKKITTKKAAPKPATKSKVKVVAKAKPPVKPKAKPAPAKAPAAPRGFSKTELAHFKGLITEKRKEILEELETLKASMMDVQTGEYVTENSTYSLHMEQGTDTMEREKTFLFASREGKFLNYLDDALKRIEKGDYGFCLDCASLIDKERLEAVPHAQLCIKCKLKRGR, encoded by the coding sequence ATGGCGAAGAAAATCACAACCAAGAAAGCTGCACCAAAGCCAGCGACCAAGAGCAAGGTGAAGGTCGTCGCGAAGGCGAAGCCGCCTGTGAAGCCGAAAGCAAAGCCGGCGCCCGCAAAAGCACCTGCCGCTCCCCGTGGATTTTCGAAAACTGAATTGGCTCACTTCAAGGGGCTCATTACCGAGAAGCGAAAGGAAATCCTCGAGGAACTTGAGACGCTCAAAGCGAGCATGATGGATGTTCAGACAGGGGAATACGTGACCGAGAATTCCACCTACTCACTTCACATGGAGCAGGGGACGGACACGATGGAGCGCGAGAAGACATTCTTGTTCGCCTCCCGCGAAGGGAAATTTCTAAACTACCTTGACGATGCCCTCAAGAGAATCGAAAAAGGGGATTATGGTTTCTGTCTCGATTGTGCAAGTTTGATTGACAAGGAGCGGCTTGAAGCGGTCCCTCATGCCCAGCTCTGCATCAAGTGTAAACTCAAACGCGGGCGATAG
- a CDS encoding ABC transporter ATP-binding protein — protein MIELRNVTKKFGSFTAVDNISFVVPPGEFFGFLGPNGAGKTTTIKMMAGLFTPTDGQILISGYDVVKEPIKAKSHTSYVPDQPFLYDKLTGREFLYFIGGLYKMEKSAIAEKIAEVIDHFEIGDWVDKRTEDYSQGMRQRVTIAAALVHQPRVLIIDEPMVGLDPRSAKIVRETLRMMARQGVSVFMSTHSLPTAEELCDRVAFIKDGRIVFMGTQENLQTYKQKLDGKFESVFLELTK, from the coding sequence ATGATTGAACTTCGCAATGTGACGAAGAAGTTCGGCAGTTTTACGGCAGTGGACAATATTTCCTTCGTTGTGCCGCCGGGGGAATTCTTCGGATTCCTCGGACCGAACGGGGCTGGAAAGACAACCACCATCAAAATGATGGCGGGGCTTTTTACTCCGACCGACGGGCAGATCCTCATCAGCGGCTATGATGTAGTCAAGGAGCCGATCAAAGCGAAGTCGCACACCTCATACGTTCCGGATCAGCCGTTCCTCTACGACAAGCTGACCGGCAGGGAGTTCCTGTACTTTATCGGCGGCCTCTACAAGATGGAGAAGAGCGCCATCGCAGAGAAGATCGCAGAGGTCATCGATCACTTCGAGATCGGTGATTGGGTGGACAAACGCACGGAGGACTATTCGCAAGGCATGCGTCAAAGGGTGACGATTGCGGCGGCGCTGGTGCATCAGCCCAGGGTCTTGATCATCGATGAGCCGATGGTCGGGCTGGACCCGCGCAGCGCGAAAATTGTCCGGGAAACCCTCAGGATGATGGCGCGGCAGGGGGTGAGCGTCTTCATGTCGACGCACAGCCTTCCCACCGCGGAAGAATTGTGCGACCGGGTTGCTTTCATCAAGGACGGGCGTATTGTGTTCATGGGAACGCAGGAAAACCTCCAGACATACAAACAGAAACTGGATGGAAAGTTCGAATCGGTGTTCCTCGAGTTGACGAAATAG
- the guaA gene encoding glutamine-hydrolyzing GMP synthase, with product MKHSELLLVLDFGSQYTQLIARRVRELGVYSEIHPFNISVAKIRSLQPVGIILSGGPSSVYETDAPKPSPEILGLGIPVLGICYGLQLIAEQMGGKVDPFARREYGKAVLHVDKGDDLLQGLDDSTPVWMSHGDSLSQMPAGFEPIAHSDNAPICAIRNASKRIFGVQFHPEVAHTPQGKKVLGNFLFNVCGAKGDWTPAHFIKQSVQDIRERVGSSRVLCALSGGVDSSVAAVLLHQAIGDRLHCIHINNGLMRKGESEQVVETFQQTYHIQLTYVDASETFLTRLLGVTDPEKKRKIIGNTFIEIFEIEAKKIAGSGAGFEYLAQGTLYPDVIESTSFKGPSVTIKTHHNVGGLPEKMNFKLLEPFRELFKDEVREVGTMLGLPAHFIERHPFPGPGLAVRVLGDITREKLDLLQKADFIFIEEIRNAGLYNDIWQAFVVLLPVRSVGVMGDGRTYEYTAALRAVTSVDGMTADWSRIPSDVLAKISSRITNELRGINRVVYDISTKPPATIEWE from the coding sequence ATGAAGCACTCCGAACTTCTCCTCGTTCTCGATTTTGGATCACAATATACTCAGCTCATCGCACGTCGGGTGCGTGAACTTGGGGTCTATTCCGAAATTCATCCCTTCAATATCTCCGTTGCGAAGATTCGCAGTCTGCAACCAGTGGGAATCATTCTCTCGGGCGGGCCTTCGAGCGTCTATGAAACCGATGCTCCAAAGCCGTCCCCCGAAATTCTCGGGCTCGGGATCCCTGTGCTCGGGATTTGCTACGGGTTGCAGCTGATTGCGGAGCAAATGGGAGGCAAGGTCGACCCCTTCGCCAGGAGAGAATACGGCAAAGCTGTGCTGCATGTTGACAAGGGAGACGATTTGCTGCAGGGACTCGACGATTCTACGCCGGTCTGGATGAGCCACGGTGATTCGCTCAGCCAAATGCCGGCCGGGTTCGAGCCGATAGCACATTCTGACAACGCTCCGATCTGCGCGATTCGCAACGCGTCCAAGAGGATCTTCGGTGTACAATTTCATCCGGAAGTTGCTCACACGCCGCAGGGGAAAAAGGTCCTTGGCAATTTCCTCTTCAATGTCTGCGGTGCGAAGGGAGACTGGACCCCCGCTCACTTCATCAAACAGTCGGTGCAGGATATACGAGAACGGGTCGGCTCTTCCCGTGTGCTCTGTGCGTTGAGCGGAGGCGTGGATTCCTCGGTCGCCGCCGTGTTGCTCCATCAGGCAATTGGTGATCGCCTCCACTGCATACACATCAACAATGGTCTGATGCGGAAAGGGGAGAGCGAGCAGGTTGTGGAGACTTTCCAACAGACCTATCACATCCAATTGACATATGTTGACGCATCGGAGACTTTCCTCACAAGACTTCTGGGCGTGACCGATCCGGAGAAGAAACGAAAGATCATCGGCAATACGTTCATAGAAATCTTCGAGATCGAAGCGAAGAAAATTGCCGGGAGTGGCGCAGGGTTTGAATATCTGGCCCAGGGGACGCTCTACCCGGATGTCATCGAGTCCACATCGTTCAAAGGCCCGTCGGTGACGATCAAGACTCACCACAATGTGGGTGGATTGCCTGAGAAAATGAATTTCAAGCTTCTCGAACCCTTCCGGGAACTGTTCAAGGACGAGGTCCGTGAAGTCGGAACGATGCTCGGCTTGCCGGCTCACTTCATCGAGCGGCATCCATTCCCGGGACCGGGACTGGCTGTACGTGTCCTGGGTGACATCACCCGGGAGAAGCTGGACCTTCTTCAGAAAGCAGACTTCATTTTCATTGAGGAGATACGAAACGCCGGGCTGTACAACGACATCTGGCAGGCTTTCGTGGTTCTTCTGCCTGTTCGGTCCGTGGGTGTGATGGGGGATGGAAGGACGTACGAGTATACGGCGGCGCTGCGTGCTGTCACGAGCGTCGACGGCATGACGGCGGACTGGTCGCGCATTCCATCCGACGTCCTGGCGAAGATCTCAAGCCGCATCACCAACGAACTGCGTGGAATCAATCGCGTCGTGTACGACATCAGCACGAAACCTCCTGCCACCATTGAATGGGAATGA
- the radC gene encoding DNA repair protein RadC: protein MNSRDQTERGVFEPSYYHTTIKQWPSGERPREKLSRHGPASLSEAELLAILLRSGSKGVTAVDLAKKLLSDHRTLRDLARMSVLDLGRLGIGRVRAASIVAAFELLRRLPASDGTDRPVLQAPEDVARIFSPKLRDLRHEEFWALLLTTSNHLMRELRITSGTLNSSLVHPRECFAEAITEKAASVIFVHNHPSGNHEPSQEDVAITKQLAEAGKILGIPVYDHVIIGGAQFSSFAQRGLL, encoded by the coding sequence ATGAACTCCCGTGACCAGACAGAGCGAGGAGTCTTCGAACCCTCGTACTATCACACGACGATCAAGCAATGGCCGTCGGGGGAGCGTCCGCGGGAGAAGCTGTCGAGGCATGGCCCAGCGTCTCTCTCCGAAGCCGAACTCCTCGCAATTCTCCTGCGCTCGGGCTCAAAGGGCGTAACTGCAGTCGACCTCGCTAAGAAACTCCTGTCTGATCATCGCACGTTGAGAGACCTGGCTCGCATGTCGGTTCTGGATCTCGGCCGTCTCGGCATCGGCAGGGTCCGGGCCGCGAGCATTGTTGCGGCGTTCGAACTCCTGCGCCGTCTGCCGGCGAGCGACGGAACGGACCGTCCGGTCCTTCAGGCTCCCGAGGATGTGGCGCGCATTTTCTCGCCGAAGCTCCGAGATCTCCGGCATGAAGAGTTCTGGGCCCTGTTGCTGACAACTTCGAATCATCTGATGCGGGAGTTGCGGATCACCAGTGGAACGCTCAACTCGTCGCTTGTGCATCCACGTGAATGTTTCGCCGAAGCCATCACGGAAAAAGCGGCGAGCGTGATTTTCGTGCACAATCACCCAAGCGGGAACCATGAACCGAGTCAGGAAGACGTTGCCATTACAAAGCAACTGGCCGAAGCGGGCAAAATTTTGGGAATTCCGGTCTATGACCATGTCATCATCGGCGGAGCGCAATTCTCAAGTTTCGCTCAACGCGGTCTGTTGTAA
- the lspA gene encoding signal peptidase II, translating to MRVLYLTGIVVLLDQVTKLLIKGFDVPILNLYHAGIALGASYPIFGDFLRLTFIENPGMAFGIDVGGKLFLTIFSIFASIGIFIYLYKIRGEALVIRLALALILGGAIGNLIDRVFYGVVFGEGALFYGKVVDFIDVDFFNVDLLGFHLNRFPVFNLADSSVSVGVVMLLMFHRRFTEAEQPQKSSEDPSPNPDAPAGVPVPVANDPHAVTSRSEGFQNTTS from the coding sequence ATGCGCGTTTTGTATTTGACGGGAATAGTCGTCCTGCTGGACCAGGTCACCAAACTTCTGATCAAGGGATTCGATGTCCCGATTCTCAACCTCTACCATGCCGGCATTGCTCTCGGCGCAAGCTATCCGATATTCGGAGATTTTCTCCGCCTGACGTTCATCGAGAATCCAGGGATGGCCTTCGGGATCGATGTTGGCGGAAAGCTGTTCCTCACCATCTTCTCCATTTTCGCGAGCATCGGCATCTTCATCTACCTGTACAAGATTCGCGGCGAGGCATTGGTCATCCGCCTTGCACTGGCGCTCATTCTCGGCGGAGCGATCGGCAATCTCATCGACCGCGTATTCTACGGTGTTGTCTTCGGTGAAGGGGCCCTGTTCTACGGCAAGGTCGTCGATTTCATCGATGTCGATTTCTTCAACGTCGACCTGCTCGGATTTCATCTCAACCGGTTCCCTGTCTTCAACCTCGCCGATTCATCCGTCTCTGTAGGCGTTGTGATGCTTCTCATGTTCCATCGTCGGTTCACGGAGGCTGAGCAGCCGCAGAAGTCATCGGAAGACCCATCGCCAAATCCGGATGCCCCGGCAGGGGTTCCTGTACCCGTCGCCAACGATCCGCACGCCGTGACCAGCAGGAGCGAAGGTTTCCAGAATACTACGTCCTAA
- a CDS encoding DUF4968 domain-containing protein: MKYPLFRRLARLSICGLILLSPVEAQWQSIGDLDTFVRETNGVILRAGPTVIRVTALTPDLIRIRVAAQGTFVPDQSWAVVKNDWGSVRVDVRDSGDALSLETGEVVVRIRKKPLRMTILDRNGTVLNKDDDERGISWSGKSVRVWKSMPQSEEYYGLGEKAGAFDRKYRHVTMWNTDIPAYKADTDPLYQSIPFFYGINRGKAYGIFFDNSYWSSFDMGKDSPDRYSFGAEGGEMNYYFFAGQTPRKILERFTELVGRMPLPPRWSLGYQQCRWSYFPESRVRKLAADFREKKIPCDVLYLDIDYMEGFRIFTWSKKNFPDPKKMISDLSGDGFKVVTIVDPGIKVDSTYSAFITGSAGDNFLKYPDGRLYTGKVWPGVCAFPDFSSALAREWWGKNLDALAGVGVRGFWNDMNEPSVFDVPTKTIDLEVIHDDNGLRTPHSKNHNLYGLQMTQATYDGAKSLKPTERPFVLTRASYAGGQRFSAAWTGDNIASWEHLQMAVPMMLGLSISGQPFVGTDIGGFVDSPDGELYTRWLQLGIFSPLMRTHTAWDTKDQEPWSYGPEFEAINKRSIELRYELLPYIYNAMKEASTSGIPPLRPLVFDYPDDGNFTFNATEFMFGGGLLVAPVLWPGVRDRSITLPKGEWYDYWSGTHYQGGSRVDVKAQMDRIPIFARAGAVIPTQQVLQYSDQAPIDPLTLSVFLADTARYEYYEDDGHTFEYEKGVFAKRMIQLTRKEGATTLVMGEVKGSYRIPDRSLVVRLVGVDVQPSVMRLSGATIPKVLALESVEKGWRYDAAAKCVWLKMPEVRAEMIIVVQ; the protein is encoded by the coding sequence ATGAAATATCCGCTCTTTAGAAGACTTGCTCGTTTGTCCATCTGTGGGTTGATCCTTCTCTCACCGGTGGAAGCCCAATGGCAGTCGATTGGGGATCTTGACACATTTGTGAGAGAAACAAACGGCGTGATACTCAGAGCCGGACCGACGGTCATTCGTGTGACCGCACTAACGCCGGATCTCATCCGGATTCGTGTGGCTGCACAAGGGACTTTCGTGCCTGATCAGTCATGGGCAGTCGTGAAGAACGATTGGGGAAGCGTCCGCGTTGACGTGCGAGATTCGGGCGATGCGCTCAGTCTGGAAACCGGGGAGGTGGTGGTGCGGATCAGAAAGAAACCGCTGAGGATGACAATCCTTGACCGGAACGGAACCGTTCTCAACAAAGACGATGATGAACGCGGGATTTCGTGGAGCGGCAAGTCCGTGCGTGTCTGGAAATCCATGCCACAGTCGGAGGAGTACTATGGTCTTGGGGAGAAGGCCGGCGCGTTCGATCGCAAGTACAGACACGTGACGATGTGGAATACCGACATTCCCGCGTACAAGGCCGACACGGATCCTCTGTACCAATCGATACCCTTCTTCTATGGCATCAACCGCGGAAAAGCGTACGGGATCTTCTTCGACAACTCATATTGGTCCTCGTTTGACATGGGGAAGGATTCCCCGGATCGGTACTCTTTCGGAGCAGAAGGCGGCGAGATGAACTACTATTTCTTTGCCGGACAAACGCCCAGGAAGATCCTCGAACGATTTACGGAACTCGTCGGCCGGATGCCGCTGCCGCCGCGATGGTCCCTCGGATACCAGCAGTGCCGATGGAGCTACTTTCCGGAAAGCCGCGTGCGCAAACTCGCGGCAGACTTCCGTGAGAAGAAGATCCCCTGCGACGTGCTCTATCTTGACATCGACTATATGGAAGGGTTCAGGATCTTCACGTGGAGCAAAAAGAACTTTCCTGATCCAAAGAAAATGATCTCGGATCTCTCCGGCGACGGGTTCAAGGTTGTGACCATTGTTGACCCGGGCATCAAGGTCGACTCGACGTACTCGGCGTTTATCACCGGAAGTGCGGGAGACAATTTTCTGAAATACCCTGATGGGAGATTGTATACGGGGAAGGTATGGCCGGGTGTTTGCGCGTTTCCCGATTTCTCGAGCGCTCTGGCGAGGGAGTGGTGGGGAAAGAACCTCGACGCGCTTGCTGGTGTCGGAGTGCGGGGATTCTGGAATGACATGAACGAGCCCTCGGTGTTTGACGTCCCGACCAAGACGATCGATCTCGAGGTGATCCATGACGACAACGGTCTACGAACTCCACATTCGAAGAACCACAATCTTTATGGGCTGCAAATGACACAGGCAACATACGATGGGGCGAAATCGTTGAAGCCAACGGAGCGGCCGTTTGTCCTCACCCGGGCGTCGTACGCCGGCGGACAACGATTCTCGGCAGCGTGGACGGGGGATAACATTGCTTCGTGGGAGCATCTCCAGATGGCAGTTCCGATGATGCTGGGCCTCAGCATCTCGGGCCAGCCTTTTGTCGGAACTGATATCGGGGGATTCGTGGACAGCCCGGACGGCGAGCTCTACACGCGCTGGTTGCAGCTGGGGATCTTTTCACCGCTGATGCGGACTCATACGGCCTGGGATACCAAAGACCAGGAGCCATGGTCCTACGGACCAGAGTTTGAAGCGATCAACAAACGGTCGATCGAGCTCCGATACGAACTCCTTCCCTACATCTACAATGCGATGAAGGAGGCGTCCACATCGGGTATCCCGCCGCTGCGCCCCCTCGTGTTCGATTATCCTGACGACGGCAACTTCACATTCAATGCGACGGAATTCATGTTTGGCGGCGGGCTTCTCGTTGCACCTGTCCTCTGGCCCGGCGTTCGCGACCGATCGATAACACTGCCGAAGGGAGAGTGGTACGACTACTGGTCCGGAACGCACTATCAGGGCGGGAGCCGCGTTGACGTGAAAGCCCAGATGGACAGGATCCCGATATTCGCAAGAGCCGGGGCCGTGATTCCCACGCAGCAGGTTCTTCAGTATTCAGATCAGGCCCCCATCGATCCTCTGACTCTGAGCGTGTTTCTTGCTGACACAGCGCGGTATGAATACTATGAGGATGACGGTCATACCTTCGAGTATGAGAAGGGAGTCTTCGCGAAGAGGATGATTCAGCTTACCAGGAAGGAAGGCGCAACGACACTGGTCATGGGTGAAGTGAAGGGAAGCTACCGAATCCCCGATCGATCTCTTGTTGTGCGGCTCGTAGGCGTTGATGTACAGCCTTCTGTGATGAGATTGTCTGGAGCGACGATTCCGAAGGTTCTGGCTCTTGAGTCGGTTGAGAAGGGGTGGAGGTACGACGCAGCTGCAAAGTGTGTCTGGTTAAAGATGCCCGAGGTGAGGGCTGAGATGATCATTGTCGTTCAGTAA